One genomic region from Diabrotica undecimpunctata isolate CICGRU chromosome 9, icDiaUnde3, whole genome shotgun sequence encodes:
- the LOC140449664 gene encoding uncharacterized protein — protein sequence MHQTMTVKVKETLLKILVSHTYLQIQKQHREELAQQNNKTKKRKQGNKFLWKRSIVKRNRLSGKKYINRSGKTVEEKKPLPVNCTKCRYKCEKNITEELRIIICREYWEMGDYDKQKLHLSSLVTDVPIKRRKQQVEQSRRKTSRIFYLKNFEGLRIRVCLNFFCKTFNISHRVIETCMKNVGNTHTYTGFDKRKGKRPHNVTKEQDVLLVKEHIDSFPRVESHYCRRDSTKQYLSSDLNLSQMYRLYIGFCENRNVTKVSKFVYQKIFHKYDPALDFFIPKKDQCFKCNAYNTAKDKEPLKEEFDSHKKREKDAMQMKSEDKERAAREKGQTFRAATFDLQAILSVPFAGDNQIFYKLKLNVYNFTIFDASDATGHCYVWDETHGKKGSTEIGTCLLKYLYSLSETVTHVSTFSDTCGGQNRNKYVSAALLYAVNTIKHLEVFDLKFMETGHSYLEADSMHATIERARKHKKIYSTREWSVLISAARVKPKPYCVHNLNFNDFYDLQKLADLMTPNNTLNTDKEKVQWLKIKWIRFEKKDPFLIKYKYNLYNDTFLTIDVSDTRKLRGRSQTWESLALTQKYFHRLPVSQKKKKDLLSLLNCGIIPQDYAHFINDIPVTNETLLPDGNE from the coding sequence ATGCATCAAACAATGACAGTGAAAGTGAAAGAGACCCTTTTGAAAATTCTAGTGAGTCATACGTACCTTCAGATTCAGAAACAACACCGGGAAGAGCTCGCAcaacaaaacaataaaacaaagaagagaaaacaAGGTAATAAGTTTTTATGGAAAAGGTCCATTGTGAAAAGAAATAGGCTTAGTGGAAAGAAATATATAAACAGGAGTGGAAAAACAGTTGAAGAAAAGAAGCCTTTGCCCGTTAACTGCACCAAATGTAGgtataaatgtgaaaaaaatattaCTGAAGAACTAAGAATAATTATTTGTCGCGAATACTGGGAAATGGGCGACTATGATAAGCAAAAATTACACCTGAGTTCATTAGTGACCGATGttccaataaaaagaagaaaacaacaaGTAGAACAGTCAAGACGTAAAACTTCAaggattttttatttaaaaaacttcgAAGGCTTGAGAATTCgagtgtgtttaaattttttttgtaaaacatttaatATTTCCCATCGGGTAATTGAAACATGTATGAAAAATGTGGGTAATACTCATACCTACACTGGATTTGATAAAAGAAAAGGTAAAAGACCTCATAATGTTACAAAGGAACAAGATGTGTTGCTTGTCAAGGAACACATTGATAGTTTTCCACGTGTGGAATCACACTATTGCCGGCGAGATTCAACGAAACAGTATTTGTCTTCAGATTTAAATTTATCCCAAATGTACAGATTATACATTGGCTTCTGTGAAAATCGAAACGTGACCAAGGTTTCTAAATTTGTTTATCAGAAGATATTCCACAAATATGACCCAGCATTGGATTTTTTCATTCCGAAAAAGGACCAGTGTTTTAAGTGTAATGCTTATAATACTGCTAAAGACAAGGAGCCATTAAAAGAGGAATTTGACAGTCACAAAAAGAGAGAAAAGGATGCAATGCAGATGAAATCTGAAGATAAGGAAAGAGCCGCTAGAGAAAAAGGACAAACTTTTAGAGCCGCAACATTTGACTTACAAGCAATTTTGTCAGTGCCATTTGCGGGAGAcaatcaaatattttataagttaaagctaaatgtatataattttacaatttttgatgcgTCAGATGCAACAGGTCATTGTTATGTATGGGACGAAACCCATGGGAAAAAAGGCAGTACAGAAATAGGAACGTGTCTCCTTAAATACTTGTATAGCTTATCGGAAACTGTGACGCATGTTTCTACATTCAGTGATACATGTGGAGGCCAGAACAGGAATAAGTATGTGTCAGCCGCATTGCTCTATGCAGTAAATACAATTAAACATTTGgaagttttcgatttaaaatttatgGAGACAGGGCACTCCTATTTGGAAGCTGATTCGATGCACGCCACAATCGAAAGAGCAAGAAAGCATAAAAAAATCTATTCTACAAGAGAGTGGTCTGTGCTAATTTCAGCTGCAAGAGTAAAACCTAAACCATACTGTGtacataatttaaatttcaacgaTTTTTATGATCTACAGAAACTTGCTGACCTTATGACTCCTAACAATACTTTAAATACAGATAAAGAAAAGGTTCAGTggctaaaaattaaatggattCGTTTTGAGAAAAAAGAtccttttttaattaaatataaatacaatttgTATAATGATACTTTTTTAACCATAGATGTTTCTGATACAAGGAAACTAAGAGGAAGGTCACAAACTTGGGAGTCATTAGCACTAACCCAAAAATATTTTCACAGATTGCCGGTATcccaaaaaaagaagaaggatCTCTTATCTCTTTTAAATTGTGGTATTATTCCACAAGATTACGCTCATTTTATTAATGACATTCCTGTTACTAATGAAACATTATTACCGGACGGAAacgaatag